One Turneriella parva DSM 21527 genomic region harbors:
- a CDS encoding TetR/AcrR family transcriptional regulator — protein MAKSAAKQPIGKRDQTKLVNRQQILEAAKNLFADKGFEATNVRDIIHESSLSPGTFYNYFQSKEEIFEVLTDEIISEVREQIQVSYKNVKMDRAEIMKSLEKFFQIFLGNPRLMKFLSRNQSYLRELRSKGRFDGMLQDLEKALDDGVKNGMLPALPVKIVAIAVFGAVFEIIATMVITPGFDVKKAIETLSQLLFVHTGK, from the coding sequence ATGGCAAAAAGTGCCGCTAAACAGCCTATAGGCAAACGCGATCAGACCAAGCTCGTTAACCGGCAGCAGATTCTCGAAGCGGCAAAGAATCTTTTTGCCGACAAGGGTTTTGAAGCCACCAATGTGCGCGACATCATTCACGAGAGCAGCCTTTCACCAGGCACATTCTACAACTACTTTCAGAGCAAAGAAGAAATCTTCGAGGTTCTTACCGACGAAATTATCAGCGAAGTGCGCGAGCAGATTCAGGTCAGCTACAAGAACGTAAAGATGGATCGCGCAGAGATCATGAAATCACTCGAGAAATTCTTTCAGATTTTTCTTGGCAACCCTCGCCTCATGAAATTTCTTTCGCGCAACCAGTCTTACCTGCGCGAACTGCGCAGCAAGGGGCGCTTCGACGGCATGCTGCAAGACCTCGAAAAGGCGCTCGATGACGGCGTCAAAAACGGCATGCTGCCCGCCTTACCGGTCAAGATCGTCGCCATTGCGGTCTTCGGTGCCGTTTTCGAGATCATCGCGACGATGGTGATTACGCCAGGTTTCGACGTCAAGAAGGCGATCGAAACCCTGTCGCAGCTCTTGTTTGTTCACACCGGCAAATAG